The DNA segment AAATAGCCATTGAGAAATCCTCCCGTTTTCTGCAAGGGGTGCAGACCGGATTTTACCAGATGCCACAAGGCTTACAGAGGATTTCATGTTAAATTCACCCACTCGATTACGCGAAGAGCCATAATTTTTATGGTCGGCGTTCTTATGATTTTCTCATTTTAAATAGTCGCTGTCCCTATTATTTCAGCTACCGCGAGCCCGCCGCCGCCGAACGGCTAGCTGGAGCGGTTGGTTTAGGGAGTTTTTTTGCTCGTCGATCAGGTACCCTTCCAATTTATCTTTAAGATCGATAAGTCGCTCGGAAATCCTGCTCCCCGTCTTGTTGTGCATTGTGTACAACGTATTCTGCACGGCGCCCATCAAAACCGTCCCATCTTCCCGCACGCGAGGACCCTTGCGGGTCAAACATTGCTTAATCCACAACCAATCGGGTCGGAGATTGTCGGGAAAGTCCGAGTCTTGGACTACAGCTAACTCAGCGTGAAAGGCATTTAACAACCTTGATCTTACGTCGCCTCTACCCGTCGCAAGAAGCAAAATGGCCAAATCGAGCTTTTTAAGAGCATAGCCAGCGTCACCATTCATGTTACGCCCCCTAACGAGTCTGTAGAAAAAGTCCCGACCAACTGAAAAAATATCCAAATTGGGGGCACCGAAATGGTCCCTCGATCCGAGATCGTCACCTACAGGTCAAATGTGGAGGTTGCTTTTCGTGTGGCGCTTTTCATTTTGACTTTTTCTACAGACTCAACGTTCGCGGTGAGCGGCGCGCCACCACGATGCCTGCAAAGCAGAAAGATGCTACGGGTGCCCACTGCGCGCAAAAGTTAGGGCCTGAATGAGAACTATCCAGCGCTCGCTTTTGTCGGTTCAACCGGTGGAGTGCTTGGGACAACTCTTTGCGTCGAAACTAGAAGCGTGCCGGTAGGAGTCTTTAGTTCCTGGGTATACGGCGCGATGCGATAATGCCGATTCTTGGCTATGAACGGTTGAACCCACGGAGAATCGTCGCGATAGAAGACGGTGACTTCGGCGCATCGCACGATCAAACAGTTTAGTTTTGCAAGCTCTTGACGGCTGATGTTGCGCGTGTGGTAGCGAAACTTCGCGAAAGCAAAGTCTAATCGGCTCCTGTCGAGTGTGCGGTCTGGCATGATCCGAAGCGCAAGATTGGGTGCCAGGGGGACGATACGATTCAAGATGTGTGGGTCGTCCGTCTTCTCAATGGCGGCCGGGAAGTCGCTCGTGAAGAACGGGCTATCGTCGAAGTTGTTGTGTAAAATCTGCCATTTGAAATTCCCGAGGAGGACTGTGAGTTTCAGGATCGAGCTTATGCCGATCGCCTGGGGAAATTTGGGATCGATCACGACCTCGACGGCTCCATTGCGCAGAAGTTCGGTGAGATTTGTACCGGCTAACACAGGAGGAGGGGGTGGAAACAACCCTTGAGCGTCAAGCATGGTGGTGCGGGTTTCTACCCAGCTCTTGAGTGGTCCAGATTGAATGCGCATGCCCGCCGGCGAACAGGTAATGACAAAGGCTACAAAACCGGCAATCGTGTAAATGCACTCGTTGTCGATCTTTCTGTTAATCAGTTTGTCCAGAGCGGCATTATATTTTGGCTCTATCGTCTTCAAAAATTCCTCAATCGCCCGATCCTCCCACAGATAGGCGTTCGTGCTCCCATCCATAATTTTGCAGACCGATTCCGAGTCTGGCGTGAAGGCTTTGAGGTCGGTCTTGCGGATCGCATACATGCGATCGCCCAGAACCGGCGAATAGAATTTCCTGAGATGCACCTGGGAGACATAGTGGTCAAGCAGCATCGTTTTTTCACCAAAGGGGCGAGTGACCTGGATGGGGCTCACCATTCGCATAGAAAGTAATCATCGGTCCTAACGCCTTGGCTCGGGCGCGGCGGGGAAACGCCACGCGGCCGCTGGGGTGAATCGTCTCAACCCCGCCGTCTCCGGGAGCCCGATGTTCGGCCCTGCAACTGTTCGCATAACCTTATCTTCCATGATGAACCCGAATCGCGTGAACTCGATCGGCGAGATCTCGGACGGTGGGATTCGAAGCTGCCTTGAGCGTGGACTCGACGATGTTGAAGCAGTGCGAGTACGTGGGAAGTGGGCTGATCACATCGATGATCGCGGAGAGAAGAAGGCCGTAAGCCACTACCGCCAGCGCGGCAACCCAACCAAGGGCCCACCACGCTGCCGCGATCGAGATCACGAACAGAAGGCTGGACGTCCAGCCCAGCGCTCCCATCCACCCTGGCGTCAAGAGGAGCATTAAGTTTTGGTCTACGCTGTCGAGAAGTTCCTGCGAGATTCCTCTCGTAGTGCGTTGAAAGCGAAAAACGTACTGGCTTAGAATGGCGTACGTAGCAAAAAGGCCGACAGCAACCGTTTCCCCCGCGCTCATGATGCAATCTAAATCATTCTCTCGCCGCCCAACTTGTATATTGATTGTGTATGTAGGAAAACATGGTCAAACCCAAACAGGACGGGATAGATCGAAACTAATGTGGTCGCAGAGGCCGGTCAATAGCATGGGTCGTCCCATCCTGCCTCCGCAAGAGATCGAACAGTTGCCTGGGCTATTGAGGGATGGGTCTGCCTATCCTGATTAGGTAAGTAGTTCGGCCAAATCCTAGAACCTTATCCAGCACTTAGCAAGAAATTTCCAACGATCCGGAACATGGCAAACACTGCAGGAGCGGTCAGCCTATTCCGACTGACCATGGGGACTCTACTCCACCTCCAAGCGGGGATATCACCTTTGGCATCGCGGTGCAGATTTCAACCACTAATCTGCCATCCGGGGAGTCCACATTACGGGGGTGTAATCTACACCGCACTCGGCGGCAGGCGCGGGGTTCCAGCGAGCACCACTCACCTACACTCTGGCGCCTCACGCCCGGCTTCCAGGGAGCCTACAGATGATCGCTTCGCGCAGGCGCACCGAACTCAACGGGATCCTGGCCTTCATCCCTGACGGGGCGACGATCCGAATCACATGCCCATCGGTTTCTTGCCGCCTAAGTGGATAGCCCGTATTAAGGCTCCATTTGTCATGCCGTCGCCTACCCTAGCGGACGCGACCCGTGTGCAACCGTATGTCCCCCCGTATACGGAAGTCTGACCCTGGCAGCTTCCACTATGTCTGCTTTGTCCCGCCAGAGGCCAACGCTAAAGGAAACTTTAGAGCCTTACCCCTAAACAGAGTGTCATCGCCATTGCGCTTTGCAGGGATTCTTGCGTGAAGATATTCAATGAACTCCTCGGTATCTTTTAACGCCCGGTCAGCGTTCTTGCGATTCACCATGTTGTAGATCTGTAGGTCGTGAAACATATCTGGTTCCTTGCCTTTTTCCACGTCCATTTCAAACGCGTATGTATCCGGCTTTCCGTGCGCTAGAAAATCCCTCAGCCTGCCGAGGTCTCGTATAGTTTGATAGGGCCTCTTACCACGATCGACTTCAATTCCAATCTTTTCGCATATCCTCTGAAGCTTGCCCTGAGTTCCTCTGTATGGGGGCTTACTGAAGAAATCTCTTTCGTTTTTCCATGCCTCCGCATCGATCCGCGGGCCAACAAGATTCAAGTAAGCCTCGTAGGCAAAGTAAGCCAATAACATTCCCGCCATCGCAAAATACCCATCGGTAGGCGATTTGGTTTCCGTTTGGGACAATAAAGCTTCGGCGCAATTCCAAAGATACTGATGAGTGAAGCCTTGTCCCGCAATCTCATGGATTGCCATCGCAAATCACGCATCGTTAAAGTCGGCTATACCGATGTTAGTCAAATTAATAAGTGGCGAGAATAATACCACTCTGCAGGCAATTTCGCCAGGGCGCAAAAGATGTGGGAGATGGCTGAGTTACCTGGCGCCTGAGCCTTCTGCATTGGGGTCATCCGGTCCCCTTTCTCTGGCCTCCGGATTTTCGCGGGCCAAACTAGGCGTCCAACGCTGACTTAAAGTGTAGCCCTACGCGCGTCTAAAGCAAGAAGATTCTTATTGACGAATTTGTTGCCTTGGTGGGAGAATCCAGCTCGCGCGGGTAGGGGGGCGAATGTGGATTCGCTAGCGCTCAAAAAGGGATTTTAAAAATGATTGAAACTATTCTAATCCCGGTCTTGTTATCAGCGGTAGTTGCTTTCCTTGTTTCTAGGCAATCGTCCAAGCAGACGCTGGAACCCAATGCGCAGAAAGTGATCACGACCGAAAACCTAATAATCACCGACGGAGATGCAACGCCTCGGATGTTATTCCGTAGCGGTCCGGATGGGCCTGTGGCAATTCTAAACGATGAGAACGGAGAAAATCGGCTGGTATTTGGAGTAAATGACAGCACAGGCCCAACTATTTCGATGTATGATGCGAAGGGAACTCTACAGGCGCAAATGAGCCAGCAGGAAGCAGGTTACAAGTTCACCCTGCACGATGCGGAAGGGAAACTACGAGGAGTATTCGGCGTTCATGCAGGGGGGACCTCACTACAGTTCGCTGGACCCGACGGTAAGCTGAGAACGCTAATAGGCATGGATCAAGGAACCTCTGGTTTGAAAGTTTTCAATGAGAAGGGGGATCTACGAGCAGAGCTAGGGTATGATGCTAAGTTCGGGGATTTGAACGGCGCTTTCTTGTCCATGTTTGATGGCGATCAAAAACCACGGCTGGAGATGAATGTTGGTATAACGGGGCCTACCATCCAACTATCCGATGAAGATGGTAAAATTGCAGCCGGTTTAAAGGTGGTGAAAACCGTGCCTGTGTTCGCTCTTTTTGATTCTGAGAACCGCCCTGATCCTGCAATTGGAGCATTAGCTTTTGCGGCCGTAAGCAAAGCTGTAAGGGAGGGAAGAGATCAATCAGAGGTTAACACCATCTTCCAGCAAACAGTAAAAGAGCACAGCGAAGAACATAAACCTGACAAATCAGTTTTCATCATTCCTGGCCTAGTTTGGTCGGGACAGAAAACAGGAGAACAGGGTTCGGCTTGAATAGATGAATGAGCCCCGCTCGACCCGGTAGTCTTCAAAAACCCCAAAAAGGCTTCACTCCCGCAGCGTGGGTTAAGGAGCAAAGCAACGAACCCACCGCTTTGCGGGTGCATTCCTTTCGCCGAACTTCGTCCTTGCATTCCAGCGATGCGCCAACTTAGGACGGGTGTCAGATGCTATGAAAGAGGCAGCGAGCGCTTACCTCATATAAGCGTCCGCGGTCCTTCGGCAGCCCCGACAAGCCAAACCTATATTCGGAGGCGGCAAACTATCGTATCCTCATGTTCGCTGTCAAGCAATTCTTGCATGTATGTTTTAGCCATATCGGTGAGGACACAAGTTTAGATTACAACCACGAATCTGCCATCCTGGGAGTCCACAGGAGGGGGTGTGACCGAAGAGGCCGGATGTAGCAGAGGACGGCAGCGCACAATAGGAGATGCCAGCCGAGGAACAGGAGGGTCGCGAGGCACCCATGATTCGGAGGGCTCGCCGGTCCCCGCTTCCCTCGGAGCCCAGCAGCTAGTACGCTCGGCTCCGCCTGGGGGCTGGCCCTGGCGTGGTCGGCGCTGCCGCGCCCTGCACAGTCACCGTCGCGATGGCCTCAGGTCCGATCTCCTGGTGGCGCGCATTCGCCGCGACGATCCTGACAATGTGCGGCCCGTTCGAAAGGCCCGTGAGTTCCATCGAGGTCCCAAACGGTGGCCCCGGGTTGGCCCCGTCCAGGTAGAGATGGATGTGGGTGACCTCCCCCGCCGGCTTGAACTCCCACTGGATCACCATGCGGGAACCTATGGCGTCCCCATCCTTCGGCGACACGAGCGTGACCGTGGTCTGCTGCGCCCAGCCGACAGAGAGCCCCGCGACGCACACCACCACGAATCCCGTCATCATCGACGTCATCGACTTGCCCATGTGATCTCTCCTTCCGCAATATCCTCGCACGCGACCGTGGTGCACTCTATAACGTCTTCCCGGGGTTCTCAAGCCTTTTTCAGGGGCCACACTGACCAGGATGGCCGTGTCGATTTCAACTACGCATCTGCACAAGCATCGGAATGCCTGACCAAGTTCAATCGGAACAGGTGGCCGGTTTGCGAGCGGAATGGGTGGTTTTGCGGAGCTTTTCGGTAAGGGCACGCAACGCCGGCTTCCAGCGTTCGGAAGTATCTTGCCGAAGGGGATTGGGTATATTCGCTACCCCAAGTCCAGCTAAAGACCTCTATTGTCGTTAGTCTGCGGCAGTCCTGCCGATGATCGCGCGATCGGGATCGATCTCCTCTCGCAGGATGCGAAGCTCCTCAGGGGTCGGCTCGACCCTGTTGCTCGCAGACCGTCTGGCAAGGTTTACATCTTGGGACGCGGCGCGGGAACTCCGTAAAGCATTCCCTCAACACTGAGATCTTCGTCGACGTCCGGCCAGTGGACTCCATACCCATCGCCGATAATCTCAAAGTTGTTTCTTTGGGCTGGCGTGGCTTCACTCAACCGCCAGGACCACGCCAGTGGAACACTCACAACACGTCCGTCCACAAGGCTGAAAGTGATCACTTCCTCGGTCACCGACACTTCCTTGACCCGAGTATCGGTGCTAACCGCAATGCTCACGCCACGCCTCCTGAATCTTTTGCAGGTTTGCCTTAATGACAGTTCGAATCTGGTTAAGCTCTTGGGCGGAGAAGCCATGATTCTGGACGCGCGCAAGAGGCACAATCCGGAACGCCGATGGCGCGGCGCGAAGCGTCCGCGCCATCGCTCGCACTAAGCAGCCAAACCGTCCGTCGAACAAGCCCGCACTGCACATCAGCGGCCTCGTCTGCTTCAGTGCGCTGTTGGACAGGCGTTTTCTCAGGCCACCCCTCGTATGCGAACCGCACCAGGCGTGATCACTGTGAAGGCACCCGGAATCTCAGCAGCGCGCTCTCGAAGCACCGCGAGAACATGGTCGCATTTTGCGTCAATGGAGAGACCCGTCAGGCGTAACAGAATCACGCCGGCATGAACGCGACGCATTCGGTAGACGAGTTCGCCGAAGTCCTTGTCGGACGTCACGACTATCGCGTGACGCTCATTGGCGTATTGCAAGAGATGGTCATCAGAGCTAGCCGGAGCAGACTCGGCCGCATAGTACACCTCATGCCCACCTGCCCGAAGACGGTCGACGATCTGGCGATCGACGCCCTCGTCCGCGAGGAAATTCATGCAGCCTTATCAGGAATGGGATAGACAACGTCCGCACGAAGCGCTCGCGCCGCAAAATCCAGAGCGGCCAGAATACCCTCACGGGTCAAGCGAGGATGGGCTGCGAGCAACTGCTCGACCGTCTCACCAGCCGCGAGTTTCTCGAGAATCAGCTCAACGGTAATGCGCGTTCCCGCGACGACCGGTTTACC comes from the Candidatus Methylomirabilis limnetica genome and includes:
- a CDS encoding DUF4238 domain-containing protein encodes the protein MRMVSPIQVTRPFGEKTMLLDHYVSQVHLRKFYSPVLGDRMYAIRKTDLKAFTPDSESVCKIMDGSTNAYLWEDRAIEEFLKTIEPKYNAALDKLINRKIDNECIYTIAGFVAFVITCSPAGMRIQSGPLKSWVETRTTMLDAQGLFPPPPPVLAGTNLTELLRNGAVEVVIDPKFPQAIGISSILKLTVLLGNFKWQILHNNFDDSPFFTSDFPAAIEKTDDPHILNRIVPLAPNLALRIMPDRTLDRSRLDFAFAKFRYHTRNISRQELAKLNCLIVRCAEVTVFYRDDSPWVQPFIAKNRHYRIAPYTQELKTPTGTLLVSTQRVVPSTPPVEPTKASAG
- a CDS encoding DUF5615 family PIN-like protein encodes the protein MNFLADEGVDRQIVDRLRAGGHEVYYAAESAPASSDDHLLQYANERHAIVVTSDKDFGELVYRMRRVHAGVILLRLTGLSIDAKCDHVLAVLRERAAEIPGAFTVITPGAVRIRGVA
- a CDS encoding DUF433 domain-containing protein → MAAIRIESNPAIMMGKPVVAGTRITVELILEKLAAGETVEQLLAAHPRLTREGILAALDFAARALRADVVYPIPDKAA
- a CDS encoding DUF2442 domain-containing protein translates to MSIAVSTDTRVKEVSVTEEVITFSLVDGRVVSVPLAWSWRLSEATPAQRNNFEIIGDGYGVHWPDVDEDLSVEGMLYGVPAPRPKM